Proteins from one Bombyx mori chromosome 25, ASM3026992v2 genomic window:
- the LOC101736558 gene encoding protein sel-1 homolog 1 isoform X1, with protein MDRYKLLVLVLCFSLTTTDPVGPESRKDSEKNEEDDVSSEVEETKGKPDSEYIKELTDAMNKEILTLQEYADAMKSQSSKDETNKESHLEQMAYTLKLLQKSLKKHSEPTWLPNQKAELSVNEKSLEENPQDILNSLPPLPEETEPELTPELKEAKELYDAAVAKLDRRTLDVDASILQIKQAAEVGYVPAKIKLAWSYLYGEGVEIDFEKAKSIFEELAAEGNADAHAGMGFLYATGIGVPVSQAKAVVHYTIGAIGDSSYAQMALAYRYWSGHTVQSSCPKAMDLYMKVAAKVASKMTLNGGPAIHRTRLIDEVEGGGGALDTDLIEYYQLLAEKGDVQAQVGLGQLHFQGGRGVTLDINKAYHYFQQAAKTGNAVAHAFLGKIYLEGGDGIVADNDTAFKYFKKAAELNNPVGQSGLGLMYLQGRGVPKDTTAAFKYFTMAANQGWVEGQFHLGFMYFGGIGVRRDFKQANKYFSHASQSGHVLALHQLALMHAHGLGVLKSCTTAVELLKSVCERGRWGARLQAAHGAWRAHSPHRAFLQYAALAERGYEVAQTNAAYLLDNGDVRLFPEAERHVRALQLWGRAATQGCSAARVKLGDYHYYGLGTPQDLEAAAHHYRVASEQLHNAQATFNLGYMHERGLGLAKDAHLAKRCYDLAADTAPDARLPAALALAALHTRLALQDLAAVRMSRHRTHTALHDLAADTAPDARLPAALALAALHTRLALQDLAAVRMSRHRTHTALHDLAADTAPDARLPAALALAALHTRLALQDLAAVRMSRHRTHTALHDLAADTAPDARLPAALALAALHTRLALQDLAAVRMSRHRTHTALHDLAADTAPDARLPAALALAALHTRLALQDLAAVRMSRHRTHTALHDLAADTAPDARLPAALALAALHTRLALQDLAAVRMSRHRTHTALHDLAADTAPDARLPAALALAALHTRLALQDLAAVRMSRHRTHTALHDLAADTAPDARLPAALALAALHTRLALQDLAAYILQSPLAMIFITGDESALLYNWDLYVITTLLGMLGVVMYMRRPQQQQQQQQAAN; from the exons ATGGACCGCTACAAACTATTAGTGCTTGTTCTGTGTTTTTCGTTGACGACTACCGATCCCGTTGGACCCGAATCACGAAAGGACTCCGAGAAAAACGAAGAAGATGATGTCTCGAGTGAAGTTGAAGAAACGAAAGGGAAACCCGATTCAGAGTACATCAAAGAACTGACTGATGCTATGAATAAAGAGATACTGACGTTACAGGAGTATGCTGATGCTATGAAGAGTCAGTCGTCAAAAGATGAAACCAATAAAG aatCACACTTAGAACAAATGGCATATACTTTAAAGCTTTTACAGAAAAGTCTTAAGAAGCACTCTGAACCAACTTGGCTTCCTAACCAAAAAGCAGAACTGTCTGTAAATgag aaaTCACTAGAGGAGAATCCACAGGATATTCTGAACAGTCTACCACCATTACCAGAAGAGACAGAACCAGAATTAACTCCCGAATTAAAAGAAG CCAAAGAATTGTATGATGCTGCAGTAGCAAAACTAGATCGTCGAACTTTGGATGTCGATGCTTCCATCCTTCAGATCAAGCAGGCAGCCGAAGTCGGATATGTGCCGGCTAAGATCAAGCTAGCCTGGTCATATCTCTATGGGGAGGGGGTCGAAATAGATTTCGAAAAAGCTAAGAGCATATTTGAAGAGTTGGCAGCCGAAGGGAATGCTGATGCCCATGCG GGCATGGGCTTCTTATACGCAACAGGCATCGGAGTTCCAGTGTCGCAGGCAAAAGCCGTGGTGCATTACACTATTGGTGCGATAGGTGATAGCTCGTACGCACAGATGGCGCTGGCGTATCGATACTGGAGCGGTCACACGGTGCAGAGCTCATGTCCGAAAGCAATGGATCTATACATGAAGGTGGCTGCCAAAG TGGCAAGTAAAATGACATTGAACGGAGGCCCGGCCATACATCGCACGCGGCTCATCGACGAGGTGGAGGGCGGCGGCGGAGCCCTAGACACGGATCTCATCGAGTACTACCAGCTCCTCGCCGAGAAGGGTGATGTACAAGCACAG GTGGGTCTGGGGCAGTTACACTTCCAAGGAGGTCGCGGCGTGACCCTGGACATCAACAAAGCGTATCACTACTTCCAACAGGCGGCCAAGACGGGAAATGCTGTGGCGCACGCTTTCCTTGGAAAG ATTTATTTAGAAGGCGGAGACGGCATAGTGGCAGACAACGACACGGCATTCAAGTACTTCAAGAAGGCGGCTGAACTGAACAACCCTGTGGGCCAAAGCGGACTAGGGTTGATGTATTTACag GGCCGCGGCGTTCCCAAGGACACGACGGCCGCGTTCAAGTACTTCACGATGGCCGCCAACCAGGGCTGGGTCGAGGGGCAGTTCCATCTGGGCTTCATGTACTTCG GGGGCATCGGCGTGCGGCGCGACTTCAAGCAGGCCAACAAGTACTTCTCGCACGCGTCGCAGTCCGGCCACGTGCTGGCGCTGCACCAGCTCGCGCTCATGCACGCTCACGGGCTCGGCGTGCTCAAGTCCTGCACCACGGCCGTAGAG CTGCTGAAGAGCGTGTGCGAGCGCGGGCGGTGGGGCGCGCGGCTGCAGGCGGCGCACGGCGCGTGGCGCGCGCACtccccgcaccgcgccttccTGCAGTACGCCGCGCTGGCCGAGCGGGGCTACGAGGTCGCGCAGACCAACGCCGCCTACCTGCTCGACAACG GCGACGTCCGGCTGTTCCCGGAGGCGGAGCGCCACGTCCGCGCGCTGCAGCTGTGGGGCCGCGCCGCCACGCAGGGCTGCAGCGCCGCCAGGGTTAAGCTCGGGGACTACCATTACTACGGGCTCGGGACCCCACAGGATCTGGAGGCGGCCGCTCATCATTACAG GGTAGCATCAGAGCAGCTGCACAACGCGCAGGCGACCTTCAACCTGGGCTACATGCACGAGCGCGGCCTGGGACTAGCCAAGGACGCGCACCTCGCCAAGCGGTGCTACGACCTCGCCGCCGACACCGCGCCCGACGCCCGCCTCCCCGCCGCCCTCGCCCTCGCCGCCCTGCACACGCGCCTCGCGCTGCAGGACCTCGCCGCTGTACGTATGTCCCGCCACCGCACCCACACAGCGCTGCACGACCTCGCCGCCGACACCGCGCCCGACGCCCGCCTCCCCGCCGCCCTCGCCCTCGCCGCCCTGCACACGCGCCTCGCGCTGCAGGACCTCGCCGCTGTACGTATGTCCCGCCACCGCACCCACACAGCGCTGCACGACCTCGCCGCCGACACCGCGCCCGACGCCCGCCTCCCCGCCGCCCTCGCCCTCGCCGCCCTGCACACGCGCCTCGCGCTGCAGGACCTCGCCGCTGTACGTATGTCCCGCCACCGCACCCACACAGCGCTGCACGACCTCGCCGCCGACACCGCGCCCGACGCCCGCCTCCCCGCCGCCCTCGCCCTCGCCGCCCTGCACACGCGCCTCGCGCTGCAGGACCTCGCCGCTGTACGTATGTCCCGCCACCGCACCCACACAGCGCTGCACGACCTCGCCGCCGACACCGCGCCCGACGCCCGCCTCCCCGCCGCCCTCGCCCTCGCCGCCCTGCACACGCGCCTCGCGCTGCAGGACCTCGCCGCTGTACGTATGTCCCGCCACCGCACCCACACAGCGCTGCACGACCTCGCCGCCGACACCGCGCCCGACGCCCGCCTCCCCGCCGCCCTCGCCCTCGCCGCCCTGCACACGCGCCTCGCGCTGCAGGACCTCGCCGCTGTACGTATGTCCCGCCACCGCACCCACACAGCGCTGCACGACCTCGCCGCCGACACCGCGCCCGACGCCCGCCTCCCCGCCGCCCTCGCCCTCGCCGCCCTGCACACGCGCCTCGCGCTGCAGGACCTCGCCGCTGTACGTATGTCCCGCCACCGCACCCACACAGCGCTGCACGACCTCGCCGCCGACACCGCGCCCGACGCCCGCCTCCCCGCCGCCCTCGCCCTCGCCGCCCTGCACACGCGCCTCGCGCTGCAGGACCTCGCCGCT TACATATTGCAGAGTCCACTCGCGATGATCTTCATAACCGGAGACGAGTCCGCTCTCCTGTACAACTGGGACCTGTACGTGATCACCACACTGCTCGGGATGCTGGGAGTGGTCATGTACATGAGGAGACCACAGCAGCAACAGCAACAGCAGCAGGCCGCGAATTAA
- the LOC101736558 gene encoding protein sel-1 homolog 1 isoform X2: MDRYKLLVLVLCFSLTTTDPVGPESRKDSEKNEEDDVSSEVEETKGKPDSEYIKELTDAMNKEILTLQEYADAMKSQSSKDETNKESHLEQMAYTLKLLQKSLKKHSEPTWLPNQKAELSVNEKSLEENPQDILNSLPPLPEETEPELTPELKEAKELYDAAVAKLDRRTLDVDASILQIKQAAEVGYVPAKIKLAWSYLYGEGVEIDFEKAKSIFEELAAEGNADAHAGMGFLYATGIGVPVSQAKAVVHYTIGAIGDSSYAQMALAYRYWSGHTVQSSCPKAMDLYMKVAAKVASKMTLNGGPAIHRTRLIDEVEGGGGALDTDLIEYYQLLAEKGDVQAQVGLGQLHFQGGRGVTLDINKAYHYFQQAAKTGNAVAHAFLGKIYLEGGDGIVADNDTAFKYFKKAAELNNPVGQSGLGLMYLQGRGVPKDTTAAFKYFTMAANQGWVEGQFHLGFMYFGGIGVRRDFKQANKYFSHASQSGHVLALHQLALMHAHGLGVLKSCTTAVELLKSVCERGRWGARLQAAHGAWRAHSPHRAFLQYAALAERGYEVAQTNAAYLLDNGDVRLFPEAERHVRALQLWGRAATQGCSAARVKLGDYHYYGLGTPQDLEAAAHHYRVASEQLHNAQATFNLGYMHERGLGLAKDAHLAKRCYDLAADTAPDARLPAALALAALHTRLALQDLAAVRMSRHRTHTALHDLAADTAPDARLPAALALAALHTRLALQDLAAVRMSRHRTHTALHDLAADTAPDARLPAALALAALHTRLALQDLAAVRMSRHRTHTALHDLAADTAPDARLPAALALAALHTRLALQDLAAVRMSRHRTHTALHDLAADTAPDARLPAALALAALHTRLALQDLAAVRMSRHRTHTALHDLAADTAPDARLPAALALAALHTRLALQDLAAVRMSRHRTHTALHDLAADTAPDARLPAALALAALHTRLALQDLAAVRMSRHRTHTALHDLAADTAPDARLPAALALAALHTRLALQDLAASPLAMIFITGDESALLYNWDLYVITTLLGMLGVVMYMRRPQQQQQQQQAAN, from the exons ATGGACCGCTACAAACTATTAGTGCTTGTTCTGTGTTTTTCGTTGACGACTACCGATCCCGTTGGACCCGAATCACGAAAGGACTCCGAGAAAAACGAAGAAGATGATGTCTCGAGTGAAGTTGAAGAAACGAAAGGGAAACCCGATTCAGAGTACATCAAAGAACTGACTGATGCTATGAATAAAGAGATACTGACGTTACAGGAGTATGCTGATGCTATGAAGAGTCAGTCGTCAAAAGATGAAACCAATAAAG aatCACACTTAGAACAAATGGCATATACTTTAAAGCTTTTACAGAAAAGTCTTAAGAAGCACTCTGAACCAACTTGGCTTCCTAACCAAAAAGCAGAACTGTCTGTAAATgag aaaTCACTAGAGGAGAATCCACAGGATATTCTGAACAGTCTACCACCATTACCAGAAGAGACAGAACCAGAATTAACTCCCGAATTAAAAGAAG CCAAAGAATTGTATGATGCTGCAGTAGCAAAACTAGATCGTCGAACTTTGGATGTCGATGCTTCCATCCTTCAGATCAAGCAGGCAGCCGAAGTCGGATATGTGCCGGCTAAGATCAAGCTAGCCTGGTCATATCTCTATGGGGAGGGGGTCGAAATAGATTTCGAAAAAGCTAAGAGCATATTTGAAGAGTTGGCAGCCGAAGGGAATGCTGATGCCCATGCG GGCATGGGCTTCTTATACGCAACAGGCATCGGAGTTCCAGTGTCGCAGGCAAAAGCCGTGGTGCATTACACTATTGGTGCGATAGGTGATAGCTCGTACGCACAGATGGCGCTGGCGTATCGATACTGGAGCGGTCACACGGTGCAGAGCTCATGTCCGAAAGCAATGGATCTATACATGAAGGTGGCTGCCAAAG TGGCAAGTAAAATGACATTGAACGGAGGCCCGGCCATACATCGCACGCGGCTCATCGACGAGGTGGAGGGCGGCGGCGGAGCCCTAGACACGGATCTCATCGAGTACTACCAGCTCCTCGCCGAGAAGGGTGATGTACAAGCACAG GTGGGTCTGGGGCAGTTACACTTCCAAGGAGGTCGCGGCGTGACCCTGGACATCAACAAAGCGTATCACTACTTCCAACAGGCGGCCAAGACGGGAAATGCTGTGGCGCACGCTTTCCTTGGAAAG ATTTATTTAGAAGGCGGAGACGGCATAGTGGCAGACAACGACACGGCATTCAAGTACTTCAAGAAGGCGGCTGAACTGAACAACCCTGTGGGCCAAAGCGGACTAGGGTTGATGTATTTACag GGCCGCGGCGTTCCCAAGGACACGACGGCCGCGTTCAAGTACTTCACGATGGCCGCCAACCAGGGCTGGGTCGAGGGGCAGTTCCATCTGGGCTTCATGTACTTCG GGGGCATCGGCGTGCGGCGCGACTTCAAGCAGGCCAACAAGTACTTCTCGCACGCGTCGCAGTCCGGCCACGTGCTGGCGCTGCACCAGCTCGCGCTCATGCACGCTCACGGGCTCGGCGTGCTCAAGTCCTGCACCACGGCCGTAGAG CTGCTGAAGAGCGTGTGCGAGCGCGGGCGGTGGGGCGCGCGGCTGCAGGCGGCGCACGGCGCGTGGCGCGCGCACtccccgcaccgcgccttccTGCAGTACGCCGCGCTGGCCGAGCGGGGCTACGAGGTCGCGCAGACCAACGCCGCCTACCTGCTCGACAACG GCGACGTCCGGCTGTTCCCGGAGGCGGAGCGCCACGTCCGCGCGCTGCAGCTGTGGGGCCGCGCCGCCACGCAGGGCTGCAGCGCCGCCAGGGTTAAGCTCGGGGACTACCATTACTACGGGCTCGGGACCCCACAGGATCTGGAGGCGGCCGCTCATCATTACAG GGTAGCATCAGAGCAGCTGCACAACGCGCAGGCGACCTTCAACCTGGGCTACATGCACGAGCGCGGCCTGGGACTAGCCAAGGACGCGCACCTCGCCAAGCGGTGCTACGACCTCGCCGCCGACACCGCGCCCGACGCCCGCCTCCCCGCCGCCCTCGCCCTCGCCGCCCTGCACACGCGCCTCGCGCTGCAGGACCTCGCCGCTGTACGTATGTCCCGCCACCGCACCCACACAGCGCTGCACGACCTCGCCGCCGACACCGCGCCCGACGCCCGCCTCCCCGCCGCCCTCGCCCTCGCCGCCCTGCACACGCGCCTCGCGCTGCAGGACCTCGCCGCTGTACGTATGTCCCGCCACCGCACCCACACAGCGCTGCACGACCTCGCCGCCGACACCGCGCCCGACGCCCGCCTCCCCGCCGCCCTCGCCCTCGCCGCCCTGCACACGCGCCTCGCGCTGCAGGACCTCGCCGCTGTACGTATGTCCCGCCACCGCACCCACACAGCGCTGCACGACCTCGCCGCCGACACCGCGCCCGACGCCCGCCTCCCCGCCGCCCTCGCCCTCGCCGCCCTGCACACGCGCCTCGCGCTGCAGGACCTCGCCGCTGTACGTATGTCCCGCCACCGCACCCACACAGCGCTGCACGACCTCGCCGCCGACACCGCGCCCGACGCCCGCCTCCCCGCCGCCCTCGCCCTCGCCGCCCTGCACACGCGCCTCGCGCTGCAGGACCTCGCCGCTGTACGTATGTCCCGCCACCGCACCCACACAGCGCTGCACGACCTCGCCGCCGACACCGCGCCCGACGCCCGCCTCCCCGCCGCCCTCGCCCTCGCCGCCCTGCACACGCGCCTCGCGCTGCAGGACCTCGCCGCTGTACGTATGTCCCGCCACCGCACCCACACAGCGCTGCACGACCTCGCCGCCGACACCGCGCCCGACGCCCGCCTCCCCGCCGCCCTCGCCCTCGCCGCCCTGCACACGCGCCTCGCGCTGCAGGACCTCGCCGCTGTACGTATGTCCCGCCACCGCACCCACACAGCGCTGCACGACCTCGCCGCCGACACCGCGCCCGACGCCCGCCTCCCCGCCGCCCTCGCCCTCGCCGCCCTGCACACGCGCCTCGCGCTGCAGGACCTCGCCGCT AGTCCACTCGCGATGATCTTCATAACCGGAGACGAGTCCGCTCTCCTGTACAACTGGGACCTGTACGTGATCACCACACTGCTCGGGATGCTGGGAGTGGTCATGTACATGAGGAGACCACAGCAGCAACAGCAACAGCAGCAGGCCGCGAATTAA